In one window of Brassica rapa cultivar Chiifu-401-42 chromosome A07, CAAS_Brap_v3.01, whole genome shotgun sequence DNA:
- the LOC103830650 gene encoding dehydration-responsive element-binding protein 2D produces the protein MSSIEPKVRMVGANKKQRTVNASSRKGCMRGKGGPENASCTYKGVRQRTWGKWVAEIREPNRGARLWLGTFETSREAALAYDSAARKLYGPEAHLNLPESLRSYPETASPGTQVSQTPSSNTSAKSSEESPRLSNEMSSWGTRSEISWEHMNVDLPVTDDSSIWEEATMSLGFPWVHEGNDDISLFNSCISDGYSNWDSFHSPL, from the coding sequence ATGTCATCCATAGAGCCAAAGGTAAGGATGGTTGGTGCAAACAAGAAACAACGAACGGTCAACGCTAGTTCGAGGAAAGGCTGTATGAGAGGAAAAGGTGGACCTGAGAACGCGTCATGCACTTACAAAGGCGTTAGACAACGCACTTGGGGAAAATGGGTCGCTGAGATCCGTGAGCCTAACCGAGGTGCTCGTCTTTGGCTAGGTACTTTCGAGACCTCCCGCGAGGCTGCCCTGGCTTATGACTCCGCAGCTCGTAAGCTCTATGGCCCCGAAGCTCACCTCAACCTTCCTGAGTCCTTAAGAAGCTACCCGGAAACAGCGTCGCCTGGGACACAAGTGTCCCAAACGCCAAGCAGCAACACCAGTGCAAAAAGCAGCGAGGAGTCGCCTAGGTTATCCAACGAGATGTCATCGTGGGGAACAAGATCGGAGATATCATGGGAGCATATGAACGTTGATTTGCCGGTAACAGATGATTCTTCTATATGGGAAGAAGCTACAATGTCACTAGGGTTTCCATGGGTTCATGAAGGAAATGATGATATTTCTCTTTTTAATAGTTGTATATCCGATGGCTATTCTAATTGGGATTCCTTTCATTCACCACTTTGA
- the LOC103830651 gene encoding BEL1-like homeodomain protein 3 isoform X1: MSVYYQTNVGMQSLYQKPIYLNEQQQQQQASSSSAGGGLEVPNSGGSVQDEMLFIPPTTSAGLNGSVTVSSNDLSFHGGGLSLSLGNQIQYHYQNQLNYNPSLSNENGKSPSSGYINGVGLYNNYRYETTGFVSSVLRSPYLKPTQLLLDEVVSVKKDSNKKIKNNDDKGQDFSENNTYNEELSSSERQELQSKKNKLLTVVNQVDQRYNQYHHQMEALASSFEMVAGLGAAKPYTSVALNKISRHFRCLRDALKEQIQVIRGKLGEDKESCEEHGERIPRLRYLDQRLRQQRALHQQLGMVRPSWRPQRGLPENSVSILCAWLFEHFLHPYPKESEKIMLAKQTGLSKNQVANWFINARVRLWKPMIEEMYKEEFGDSSSELLSNSNQDNNKKMQETSQFKHEDSSSSQQQSHENNNVPYTSDADRATSGDYDSLMNYHQGFGVDDYNRYIGLGNQQDGRFSNPHQLHDFVV; encoded by the exons ATGTCGGTTTATTACCAAACTAATGTCGGGATGCAATCTCTGTACCAAAAACCCATCTACCTCAAcgaacaacaacagcaacagcaagcttcttcttcctccgccGGAGGCGGTCTCGAAGTCCCAAACTCCGGTGGTAGTGTTCAAGACGAGATGCTTTTTATCCCACCAACAACAAGCGCAGGTCTCAACGGAAGCGTAACGGTTTCAAGCAACGATCTAAGCTTCCACGGTGGAGGACTTTCTTTAAGCCTCGGTAACCAGATCCAATACCATTACCAGAACCAGTTGAATTACAATCCTTCTCTGTCTAATGAGAATGGGAAGAGTCCTTCCTCTGGTTACATCAACGGAGTTGGACTCTACAACAACTACCGTTACGAGACAACAGGGTTCGTGAGTAGCGTTCTAAGATCCCCTTACCTTAAACCAACACAGCTATTGCTAGATGAAGTTGTTAGCGTCAAGAAAGATAGTAACAAGAAGATCAAGAACAACGACGACAAGGGTCAAGACTTCAGTGAAAACAACACATACAATGAGGAGTTATCTTCTTCAGAACGTCAAGAGCTTCAGAGCAAGAAGAACAAGCTCTTAACAGTGGTCAACCAAGTAGACCAAAGGTACAACCAATACCACCATCAAATGGAAGCTTTAGCTTCGTCTTTCGAGATGGTAGCTGGTCTCGGAGCAGCTAAGCCTTACACATCAGTGGCTCTGAACAAAATCTCTCGCCATTTTCGATGTTTAAGGGATGCGTTAAAAGAGCAGATTCAGGTGATTAGAGGGAAGCTTGGGGAGGACAAGGAGTCTTGTGAAGAGCATGGAGAGAGGATACCAAGATTGAGGTATTTAGATCAGAGGTTGAGACAACAGAGAGCTTTGCATCAACAGCTTGGAATGGTTAGACCATCTTGGAGACCACAACGAGGCTTACCTGAAAACTCTGTCTCTATACTCTGCGCTTGGCTCTTTGAGCATTTCCTTCATCC ATATCCTAAGGAGTCAGAGAAGATCATGCTTGCTAAACAGACAGGACTATCGAAAAACCAG GTTGCTAACTGGTTTATTAACGCGAGAGTTCGGCTATGGAAACCGATGATTGAGGAGATGTATAAAGAAGAGTTTGGAGATTCATCATCAGAGTTACTCTCTAACTCTAATCAAGACAACAACAAGAAAATGCAGGAAACATCTCAGTTCAAACATGAAGACTCTTCTTCTTCGCAACAACAGAGTCATGAAAACAACAACGTCCCATATACATCTGATGCAGACCGTGCTACTAGTGGAGATTATGACAGCTTGATGAACTATCATCAAGGGTTTGGTGTGGATGATTACAACCGCTACATTGGTCTAGGAAACCAGCAAGATGGCAGATTCTCTAATCCCCATCAGTTACATGACTTTGTTGTCTGA
- the LOC103830651 gene encoding BEL1-like homeodomain protein 3 isoform X2 yields the protein MSVYYQTNVGMQSLYQKPIYLNEQQQQQQASSSSAGGGLEVPNSGGSVQDEMLFIPPTTSAGLNGSVTVSSNDLSFHGGGLSLSLGNQIQYHYQNQLNYNPSLSNENGKSPSSGYINGVGLYNNYRYETTGFVSSVLRSPYLKPTQLLLDEVVSVKKDSNKKIKNNDDKGQDFSENNTYNEELSSSERQELQSKKNKLLTVVNQVDQRDALKEQIQVIRGKLGEDKESCEEHGERIPRLRYLDQRLRQQRALHQQLGMVRPSWRPQRGLPENSVSILCAWLFEHFLHPYPKESEKIMLAKQTGLSKNQVANWFINARVRLWKPMIEEMYKEEFGDSSSELLSNSNQDNNKKMQETSQFKHEDSSSSQQQSHENNNVPYTSDADRATSGDYDSLMNYHQGFGVDDYNRYIGLGNQQDGRFSNPHQLHDFVV from the exons ATGTCGGTTTATTACCAAACTAATGTCGGGATGCAATCTCTGTACCAAAAACCCATCTACCTCAAcgaacaacaacagcaacagcaagcttcttcttcctccgccGGAGGCGGTCTCGAAGTCCCAAACTCCGGTGGTAGTGTTCAAGACGAGATGCTTTTTATCCCACCAACAACAAGCGCAGGTCTCAACGGAAGCGTAACGGTTTCAAGCAACGATCTAAGCTTCCACGGTGGAGGACTTTCTTTAAGCCTCGGTAACCAGATCCAATACCATTACCAGAACCAGTTGAATTACAATCCTTCTCTGTCTAATGAGAATGGGAAGAGTCCTTCCTCTGGTTACATCAACGGAGTTGGACTCTACAACAACTACCGTTACGAGACAACAGGGTTCGTGAGTAGCGTTCTAAGATCCCCTTACCTTAAACCAACACAGCTATTGCTAGATGAAGTTGTTAGCGTCAAGAAAGATAGTAACAAGAAGATCAAGAACAACGACGACAAGGGTCAAGACTTCAGTGAAAACAACACATACAATGAGGAGTTATCTTCTTCAGAACGTCAAGAGCTTCAGAGCAAGAAGAACAAGCTCTTAACAGTGGTCAACCAAGTAGACCAAAG GGATGCGTTAAAAGAGCAGATTCAGGTGATTAGAGGGAAGCTTGGGGAGGACAAGGAGTCTTGTGAAGAGCATGGAGAGAGGATACCAAGATTGAGGTATTTAGATCAGAGGTTGAGACAACAGAGAGCTTTGCATCAACAGCTTGGAATGGTTAGACCATCTTGGAGACCACAACGAGGCTTACCTGAAAACTCTGTCTCTATACTCTGCGCTTGGCTCTTTGAGCATTTCCTTCATCC ATATCCTAAGGAGTCAGAGAAGATCATGCTTGCTAAACAGACAGGACTATCGAAAAACCAG GTTGCTAACTGGTTTATTAACGCGAGAGTTCGGCTATGGAAACCGATGATTGAGGAGATGTATAAAGAAGAGTTTGGAGATTCATCATCAGAGTTACTCTCTAACTCTAATCAAGACAACAACAAGAAAATGCAGGAAACATCTCAGTTCAAACATGAAGACTCTTCTTCTTCGCAACAACAGAGTCATGAAAACAACAACGTCCCATATACATCTGATGCAGACCGTGCTACTAGTGGAGATTATGACAGCTTGATGAACTATCATCAAGGGTTTGGTGTGGATGATTACAACCGCTACATTGGTCTAGGAAACCAGCAAGATGGCAGATTCTCTAATCCCCATCAGTTACATGACTTTGTTGTCTGA
- the LOC103831438 gene encoding uncharacterized protein LOC103831438, which produces MLAYSQRDRWSFDSEHLGSSRRKLSGSSSSSRFSFSQSLVDQQICGACSKFEKSSVANFERQIAAVLACGHVYHAECLETMTTEIEKYDLACHVCTIEEKQVTKITRKALKAEAKHYRRCINRVVDSYREFMFQKTEGKALKMEPSFSSKGPSKSFLKWRLASISSKLSKLSSKDSALKKGFWSRHRSSSNIEVKDPYTLRDFEMVL; this is translated from the coding sequence ATGCTAGCGTATTCTCAAAGAGATAGATGGTCTTTTGATAGCGAACACTTAGGTTCTAGCAGACGGAAACTTAGTGGTAGTAGCAGTAGCAGCCGATTCTCCTTCTCCCAATCCCTTGTAGATCAGCAGATATGTGGAGCTTGCTCAAAGTTTGAGAAGTCTTCTGTTGCCAACTTCGAGCGCCAAATCGCTGCTGTTCTTGCCTGTGGCCATGTTTACCACGCAGAGTGCTTAGAGACCATGACTACAGAGATAGAGAAGTACGATCTTGCTTGTCACGTATGCACTATTGAGGAGAAACAGGTTACAAAAATAACAAGGAAAGCCTTAAAGGCAGAGGCAAAGCACTACAGAAGATGTATAAACCGCGTTGTGGATAGTTACAGAGAGTTTATGTTCCAGAAGACAGAAGGAAAGGCTCTAAAGATGGAACCTAGTTTCAGTAGCAAAGGCCCGTCTAAGTCATTCTTGAAATGGCGTTTGGCTTCGATCAGTTCCAAGTTGAGTAAACTCTCGTCCAAAGACTCTGCATTAAAGAAAGGGTTTTGGTCTAGACACCGTTCTTCATCAAACATAGAGGTAAAAGATCCATACACTTTAAGAGATTTTGAAATGGTCTTATGA
- the LOC103830649 gene encoding protein WALLS ARE THIN 1 — MADNTDRRAIWGVPEKLQLHIAMLTLQFGYAGFHVVSRAALNMGISKLVFPVYRNIIALLLLLPFAYFLEKKERPAITLNFLIQFFFLALIGITANQAFYLLGLDYTSPTFASSMQNSVPAITFLMAALLRIEKVRINRRDGISKVLGTALCVAGASVITLYKGPTIYTPTSHLHAHLLTTNSAILAPLGDAAPKNWTLGCLYLIGHCLSWSGWLVFQAPVLKSYPARLSVTSYTLLFGIIQFVIIAAFCERDSQAWVFHSGWELFTILYAGIVASGIAFAVQIWCIDRGGPVFVAVYQPVQTLVVAIMASIALGEEFYLGGIIGAVLIIAGLYFVLYGKSEERKFAALEKAMIHAEHVIERAPVSRGSVKSSITAPLLHQSTDNV, encoded by the exons ATGGCTGATAACACCGACCGGAGAGCGATATGGGGAGTTCCGGAGAAGCTTCAGCTTCACATAGCGATGCTCACGTTGCAGTTCGGTTACGCTGGATTCCATGTGGTCTCGAGAGCTGCTCTTAACATGGGAATCAGCAAACTCGTCTTCCCTGTTTATCGTAACATCATTGCCTTGCTTCTTCTCCTTCCCTTCGCTTACTTCCTCGAAAA gaAGGAGAGACCAGCGATTACACTCAATTTTCTCATTCAGTTCTTCTTTCTGGCACTCATCgg AATAACAGCGAACCAAGCGTTTTACTTGTTGGGACTGGACTACACTTCACCAACATTTGCTTCTTCCATGCAAAATTCTGTTCCCGCCATTACCTTTCTCATGGCTGCTCTTCTCAG GATTGAGAAAGTTAGAATAAACCGAAGAGACGGTATCTCCAAGGTCTTAGGAACAGCTCTTTGCGTCGCTGGAGCTTCCGTCATCACTCTCTACAAGGGTCCAACAATCTATACTCCGACTAGCCACCTCCACGCTCACCTCCTCACCACCAACTCCGCTATCTTAGCGCCGCTTGGAGACGCCGCGCCAAAAAATTGGACTCTTGGCTGCCTCTACCTAATAGGTCACTGTCTCTCGTGGTCCGGCTGGCTCGTGTTTCAAGCTCCGGTTCTTAAATCTTATCCGGCGAGGCTCTCGGTTACGTCTTACACCCTTTTGTTCGGAATCATCCAGTTCGTGATCATCGCTGCTTTCTGTGAAAGAGATTCTCAGGCTTGGGTTTTTCACTCCGGTTGGGAGCTTTTCACCATCCTCTACGCA GGAATAGTGGCGTCTGGAATCGCGTTTGCGGTTCAGATTTGGTGTATTGACAGAGGGGGTCCAGTTTTCGTTGCGGTTTACCAACCTGTTCAGACTTTGGTCGTTGCGATTATGGCTTCGATTGCGTTAGGCGAAGAGTTTTACTTGGGCGG GATTATTGGAGCTGTGCTGATCATAGCGGGACTCTACTTTGTGTTGTATGGTAAAAGTGAAGAGAGGAAATTTGCAGCTCTTGAGAAGGCAATGATCCATGCGGAGCATGTTATCGAGCGTGCACCCGTTTCTCGCGGCTCCGTCAAGTCGTCCATCACAGCTCCACTGCTCCATCAGTCAACGGACAACGTTTGA